ATCCTCTTTGGGttaatggcctatgaccgttatGTGGCCATATGTAACCCACTCCTCTACTCCTTAATCATGTCCAGGAGAGTCTGCCTTAAAATGGCAGCTGGGGCCTTTACAGCAGTATTACTGAACTCCATGGTTAACACAAGTTATGTAAGCAGCTTACCATTGTGTGGTTCCAATATCATCcatcacttcttctgtgacaGCCCCCCTCTTTTTAAGCTCTCTTGTTCTGACACAAGCCTGAATGAAAGCATCTTTTCCACTTTTGCCTGCGTGAATATGTTTGGAACTCTGCTGGTCATCATTACTTCCTACTCCTACATTCTCTTCTCCATCTTTCATATGCATTCAGGGGAGGGGAGGCGCAAAGCATTCTCAACTTGTGCCTCCCACTTGACTGCTATAATTCTGTTCTATGCAACCTCCATCTGTACTTATTTGTGTCCCAGGTCTAGTTACTCCCTGAGTCAGGATGAAGTGGCTTCTGTGTTCTACACAGTAGTGATCCCCATGCTGAATCCCCTGATCTACAGCCTCAGGAATAAGGAAGTAAAGAAGGCTTTGTGGAATGTGACTACCAGGAAAAGAATCCCTTCATTTCTGATGCTGCCTGGT
The window above is part of the Loxodonta africana isolate mLoxAfr1 unplaced genomic scaffold, mLoxAfr1.hap2 scaffold_55, whole genome shotgun sequence genome. Proteins encoded here:
- the LOC100659683 gene encoding olfactory receptor 5F1-like, whose translation is MTRKNRTSLTEFILLGLADTLELQITLFLFFVVIYTLTVLGNVGMILLIRADSRLHTPMYFFLANLSFVEVCYSSTITPKMLVDLLSEKKTVAFAGCFLQMYFFIALGTTECILFGLMAYDRYVAICNPLLYSLIMSRRVCLKMAAGAFTAVLLNSMVNTSYVSSLPLCGSNIIHHFFCDSPPLFKLSCSDTSLNESIFSTFACVNMFGTLLVIITSYSYILFSIFHMHSGEGRRKAFSTCASHLTAIILFYATSICTYLCPRSSYSLSQDEVASVFYTVVIPMLNPLIYSLRNKEVKKALWNVTTRKRIPSFLMLPG